CAGCGAAGGTCCGTTTACACTGCCCACCTTCGATGCGGACGACATCGCGCCCGTACAGGTCCCCAATATGCCCGGCGTGCAGTTCATGGCCGCCGTCGAGGACTGGGATAACGACGGCATCGACAATAACGGCGACGGTATTGTTGACGGTATTGAGGAGAATAGGGTCTACACGCTCCATCTCTTGGCCAACAACGCCGGTGTTCAACGCCGAGCCGAGGTCGTGGTCAAGGCCACCGACGTGAACGTCTGGCGTAACGCCATCTTCGGAGGCACCGGCCAGTCCGGCGGCCTCATCAACGGCAACGTCAGCATACACGGGTCGGTGCACCTTCTCGGCACCGACATCCTGCCTGGCGGGCTCGCCGTGGCTGCCATAGACCTGAGCGGCACGAGCTTGATTCACAACAACTATGGGTCCCTCATAGCGGACCTCCGAAACCGCGTGCCCGCGCTGCCGCAGCGTACCTGGAACGGAGAAACCATCGAGACCCTTAACGCCAAACTGCGGGTGAAAAACGGCCTCGTCGGCATGTCGGGCAATTCCGAGATCGGCGAACCCGACGTGTTCGGCAATGCGTACAAAGAGACCATGGACGGCACCTATGTCAACGACGGATGGACGGGCAACAGTGTCGTCATCGACGGTGGCCGCGGCGATCCTACGGCCGTATTCAGTGACAACGGATGGGACGACACATACGAACTGGGCGACAAGGTGACCCTGCCACTCTTTTCCAGCGACTGGCGCGACCCCATTACGGGCTCGACAGTGCTGAATCCCAATACGGGCGTCAATTACACGCACGCGGAATACTTTGCTACAATCTCGAGCACACCCTATACCGGCAACATCGTAATCAACGCCAAGACAACCAACTTCTATTACAACGCAACCCGGCCAGGAGACACCAACCCCGCAAACCGCCAACCCACGGACGACTACATATTGTTCAATTGTGCCACGAACCTGCTCCAGATCAATGGCCAAGTCCAAATAAATGGAAACCTCTCCTTCACGGGACAAGGCAATGACAAATCGATTAACTACACCGGACGGGCGGCCCTCCTGGTGCATGGCGACGTGAGCATCGAAACCGATCTGCTCGCCGTAAACGCCAACGGCACGACCGTCGGCAGCTTTCCCGCGGCGAATTGCCTCGGCCTCATGGCCTCCAATAACATGGATGTCGGCATGACCTCTCAGTTGAAAATCATGGGCGGGTTCTATGCCCAGAACCGGGTCAGGAGCCAGAAGCAGACCATTGTCATGGGGACGTTCGTCTCCAATTACTTCGACATGGGAACCAACGTACCCGATATCTACCAGGTGCCCGCGCTTGCGGATAACCTCCCGTATGGTATGATTGGCGCGTATCCGATACTGACGTTCTTGCAGGTGTCATGGAGAGAACTGGGCACGGATGTATGAGCAAGGAAGAACTCCTCCAAGGCTTACGAAAAAACTGGTACCTCATCGCGGCCCTTGCCGTGTTTGCCGCACTGGCCGCGGTGAAACTCCTCATGGGTTCCAGTGAGACTCCTTCGCAAACACCCGGCAACGTCGCAACCACCGGGACCGTAACCAAGCTTCCGTCGGCACAGGAAAGCCTCAACGCTCTTCAATCCGCCACAAAGCCTGACGAACAGGCAAAGGCGCGCACCCAGATCGAAGAATACCAGCAGAAGCTCAAAGCCGAGCCCGGCGCCGAAGATACTCCCGCCTACCTCATGGCCATGGGAAACCTCTATCGGCAGAAATTGGGGGATTACGCAAAAGCCGCGAGCTGTTACGAGCGGATCATTATGGAATTCCCGGATTCAGCCGACCGCCGCCAGGCCTTCCTGCAGCTCGAGGCCTGCTACCTGACCCAAAAAGACCGCACGGGACTCAAATGGCTTTACAACAGAATGGTCGAAGAATTCCCTGAAGACGCGCAAGAACACTTGTACGCAAAGGAGAAACTCGACGAGCTCTAGTACCGCCAAGGGTATCCTCCAGTCTCTTTTCCGCAAGCACTATCAAGCCTTCGCATTGAACTCAACCCGCTCTTTTCGGTAGTCTATTGACAATATGTACGCATCGCAACGGCGCGACGTTCCTATTTCCTTCTCTCTTTCCGGGACACCCAACAGCCCGTTGCAGCGGAGGGGAAACGAGGTCCGGCCAAGACTGCGGCTGGAAGCATGAGTGAAGAAAGGGTAGTCAAGATGCCCATAGGCGTGGGAGTGATCGGCGCAGGAGTTGTAGGGGGCGGCGTAATTCAAACCCTGCTGACTCATCGTCACGTTATCAAGACGCGCAGCGGCGTGGACCTCGCCCTGGCTCATGTCGCCGAATTGGACCCGGCACGCCTGGCGGAATTGGGTCTCACCGGGGTAACAGTAAGCAATGATGCCGCCCGACTCATCCAGGACCCGAACGTTCAGATTGTATGCGAACTCATTGGCGGCCTGGAACCGGCCCGAACCTTCATTCTCGATGCCTTGAAAGCCGGCAAACACGTCGTGACAGCCAACAAGATGCTGCTCGCTCATCACGCGCCTGAGTTGTGCAAAGCCGCCATCGACAACCGCGCGGGGCTGCACTATGAAGCGTCGGTTGCCGGCGGGATCCCAATTATCCGCTCGATCCGGGAAGGTCTCGCCGCCGACCGGATCAAGGCCATATTTGGCATTCTGAACGGCACCTGCAACTATATCCTGAGCCGCATGACCGAAGACGGGCACGAGTTCGAGCAAGCTCTCAGCCAGGCTACCGCGCTGGGTTTCGCCGAGACCCCGCCGGACCTCGACATCGCGGGCCACGACACGGCTCACAAGTGCCAGATCCTCACGTCGCTCTGCTTCACGACGGAAGTGGACTACGACGCGCTTTACGTCGAAGGCATCACGAAGATCACCCACGCGGACGTCGCATACGCTCACGATATGGGCTACGCCATCAAACTGTTGGCCATCATTCAAGACCGGGAAGACGGCATCGAGGCGCGAGTTCATCCCACTCTGGTGCCCCATTGGCACCAACTGGCCGCCGTGCGCAACGAATTCAACGCCGTCTACGTCGAGAGCGATGTTGCCGATGCGACACTCTATTACGGCAGAGGGGCCGGCCGGTTCCCCACGGCCAGCGCGGTCCTCGCGGACGCTATCGATGCCGCGCGGGGCATGGGCGCCGCTCCTGCTCCCCCGTTCGTGTATGCGAAAAGGCGGCCCGTGCTTGATATCGGCGCCGTTGTGTCGCGTTACTACCTTCGCTTGACCACGCTCGATAAGCCCGGGGTTCTGGGCAAGGTATGCACCATTCTGGGCAATTACGGCGTGAGCATCGCCTCGTTCATCCAGCAGGAGGTGCGCGGCGACAAGCCCGTGCCCGTCGTGCTTATGACCCATGAAACCCGTGAGTGCGATCTGCGGAAGGCCTTGGTGGAGATCGACCAACTCGACTTCATCCGCGAACCCACTCACGTCATCCGCGTCTTGCAGGAGTAGACCATGCTTATCGAAGGCGTCATCAATCGTTACCGCCAGTATCTTCCCGTGACGCGGCATACCCGCGTCATCACGCTTAACGAAGGGTCGACGCCCTTGATTCACGCATTGAACCTCAGCGCGGCAATACACCCGCGTCTCGAAATATATCTCAAGTACGAAGGGCTCAATCCCACAGGCTCTTTTAAGGACCGTGGAATGACCATGGCCATCACCAAAGCCCTTGAGGAGGGTTTCCAGGCAGTCATTTGCGCTTCGACGGGCAACACTTCCGCGTCGGCTGCGGCTTACGCCAGCCGCGCAAGGATGCGCTGCGCCGTCATTATCCCTGAGGGAAAGATCGCTCTTGGAAAACTTTCGCAGGCCATGATTCACGGCGCCAAAGTGATTCAGATACGCGGCAATTTCGACGATGCCTTGCGCTTGGTGCGCACCATCACCGAACATCATCCCATTGCTCTTGTCAACTCCATCAACCCGTACCGGATCGAGGGCCAGAAGACCGGCGCGTTCGAGATCGTGGACGACTTTGACGGCGCCGCCCCCGATTTCCATGTTTTGCCCGTCGGCAACGCCGGCAATATCACGGCCTATTGGAAAGGCTACAAGGAATATCATGCGGCAGGGAAATCGCAGAATCTTCCCCGCATGCTGGGGTTCCAGGCAGCGGGCGCGGCGCCCATCGTTCTCGGCCACCCCGTCGAGCAACCCCAAACCTTCGCTACCGCTATCCGTATCGGCAATCCCGCGAGCTGGAAAACCGCCGAGGCGGCCCGCGACGAATCACACGGCGTCATCGATATGGTCACAGACGACGAGATCCGCGCCGCGTACAAGAAATTGGCCTCGCTCGAAGGCATCTTCGCCGAACCGGCCAGCGCCGCCACCATCGCCGGCGTTATCAAGTACGCCGAAAAGGGATACTTCGACCATTTCACCCCCTTCCGGGGGGAGAAACTGCGTCTCGTGTGCATTCTTACCGGACACGGGCTAAAAGACCCCGACAGCGCGATCAAGGCGGCCGAAGAACCCACGACCATCGATGCCGAAGAAGATTCCGTGCTCGATGCAATGCAGCTGGAGACTCGAAAACCAGTTGAGGTGTGACGGCGGCGCCCGGCGGCCCCGGGAACGATCCGTATCCCCGGCCGAAGCGGACCTGCAATCCTGCAGGCCCGCGTGACGTGAACCTGAGCGACCATGACACGTTGGATAGAAACCATCCGTTTTGAGCAGCCGGTGCCATACGCCGCAATGATGGCCCTTCAGCAAAAGCGCCGCGAGGCGGTTGAGAGAGGCGCCGCCTCGAACACGCTGTTTCTGCTCGAACACACCCCCGTGATTACCCTGGGCCGAAAATCAGACCCTGCCAATGTGCTGCTTTCAAGAGAAGAGCTGGCAAAGAAGGGCATCGAACTGGTTGAGACCGACCGTGGCGGCGACGTGACCTACCATGGCCCCGGGCAACTGGTCGCCTATCCCGTTCTGGCCTTGACTGCCTGGAAGCAGTCCTATCGCTGGTACCTGCGCTCGCTCGAGTCCGTGCTCATAGCACTGTTGCGGGGGTACGGCCTCCCGGCGGAGCGCGCCGAAGGTTTCACGGGAGTATGGGTGAACGGCGCGAAAATGGCCGCTATCGGGGTGGGCGTGCATAACTGGGTCACTTTTCACGGGATCGCGCTGAACGTCGCTCCAGATATGAGCCATTTCCGGCTTATCGTGCCCTGTGGCATCCAGGATAAGCCGGTGTGTTCCCTGGCCGAAGCAATGCAACGGCCGCCCGGGATGAAGCAAGTAATGGATGATTTCGAGACGGCGTTTCGGGACTATTTCGAAACGCCCGACGAAACGCCCGTGCCCGAACCCTGAGGTTCAGCCGCGCCAGCCTCTCCCCCGCCTTGCGCGCCGCCCTCTTGTTCAGCGCCGGCCGGCGATTCCGCTGGGGACAAGGCCTTCAATGCCTCGCGCGTGCGCTCTTGCGCCGGTTCTATCTCCAGCGAGCGCTTGAAAGCTTCCCGAGCCCGTTCGGTGTGGCCAAGCTGCGCGCATACCGAACCCAGCATGTTCCATGCCACATGGTTTTCAGGGGCAAGTTTGACGGTGCGCTCGAGAGGCGCCACGCTCTCCGCATATCGTCCTGCCCTCAACAGCAGCGACGCGTACGCATAGTGGGCTTCCGCCGTATCTTCAAACCACAGCCCCGAGCGCTCAAAATCCTGCAGACCCTTACCTATCAACTCTGCCGCAATCGCAAGGACCTCGGGGGAGGCTTGAGCAGCCTGCTGAACCCGCTGCGAGGCCGCAACCATTTCGCCGCGCCGTGCCAGTAGGGCAGCCATTCCTATCTGAGCGATTACATTATCAGGCGATACCTCAAGCGCGCCTGCCCACTCTTGTTCCGCGAAATCCGTCAGTGCCCTGTCCCAGTAAAGACGCCCCAGAACGGCACGCGCTTCCCCCTCGACGGGCGTTCCCTTGCCCGCCTCGATGGCCCGCTTGAGCGCGCCCTCGGCTTCCTGCGGCCTGCGGTACAACGGCGTCAGCAGTCCCCGCCCCAAGGCAAGCCACAGCCCAGCGTGATCGGGCTGGAGACGCGCGGCTCTCCGAAGGGCATCCGCCGCCAAATCCGAATCGTTCAGCGACTGAAGCACGCCCGCGAAATCCGCCAGCGCTTCGGCGTCCTCCAGGCTGAGGCCGCCGGCCTCTTCGAACAGCCTCCGGGCTTCCTCAAACATCTTGTTGGCCTTCGCCTCATTCTCACGATACGCGTCCACGCTGCCTGCGCGCCCCGCGCTTACGGCAGCCTGAAGCTGCTGCCGGGCCTGCGCCGCCATCGTGCGGGCCTCCCACAGAACTCCCGACCCGGCCGGCGCGCTGGCCTCTTCCGAGGCCCCAGCGCAGAAAGCCAGTGCCACGATCCCTCCGAGCATGCAGCCACCGAATCTACTCATCTCGCCTGCGCCTCCCAAGCCGCCGCCCTCTCTCCAGCCCACAGATGCTCCTCCAGAACGTCCAGCAGCGGACCGAATGATGAAGGAGCAAGCGCGCAGACCGGCACTCCGCGGAACCGGCGCGCCAACACCGCCACCCGCTCCGGTTCGCAGAGATCGGTCTTGTTCAATACCGTCACGACGTGCTTCTCCTGAAGATGCAGTTCCGCGAGTATCTGCATGACAGCCTCATGAAGTTCCTCCACATT
The sequence above is drawn from the Candidatus Hydrogenedentota bacterium genome and encodes:
- the lipB gene encoding lipoyl(octanoyl) transferase LipB, with the translated sequence MTRWIETIRFEQPVPYAAMMALQQKRREAVERGAASNTLFLLEHTPVITLGRKSDPANVLLSREELAKKGIELVETDRGGDVTYHGPGQLVAYPVLALTAWKQSYRWYLRSLESVLIALLRGYGLPAERAEGFTGVWVNGAKMAAIGVGVHNWVTFHGIALNVAPDMSHFRLIVPCGIQDKPVCSLAEAMQRPPGMKQVMDDFETAFRDYFETPDETPVPEP
- the thrC gene encoding threonine synthase, translating into MLIEGVINRYRQYLPVTRHTRVITLNEGSTPLIHALNLSAAIHPRLEIYLKYEGLNPTGSFKDRGMTMAITKALEEGFQAVICASTGNTSASAAAYASRARMRCAVIIPEGKIALGKLSQAMIHGAKVIQIRGNFDDALRLVRTITEHHPIALVNSINPYRIEGQKTGAFEIVDDFDGAAPDFHVLPVGNAGNITAYWKGYKEYHAAGKSQNLPRMLGFQAAGAAPIVLGHPVEQPQTFATAIRIGNPASWKTAEAARDESHGVIDMVTDDEIRAAYKKLASLEGIFAEPASAATIAGVIKYAEKGYFDHFTPFRGEKLRLVCILTGHGLKDPDSAIKAAEEPTTIDAEEDSVLDAMQLETRKPVEV
- a CDS encoding homoserine dehydrogenase; the encoded protein is MSEERVVKMPIGVGVIGAGVVGGGVIQTLLTHRHVIKTRSGVDLALAHVAELDPARLAELGLTGVTVSNDAARLIQDPNVQIVCELIGGLEPARTFILDALKAGKHVVTANKMLLAHHAPELCKAAIDNRAGLHYEASVAGGIPIIRSIREGLAADRIKAIFGILNGTCNYILSRMTEDGHEFEQALSQATALGFAETPPDLDIAGHDTAHKCQILTSLCFTTEVDYDALYVEGITKITHADVAYAHDMGYAIKLLAIIQDREDGIEARVHPTLVPHWHQLAAVRNEFNAVYVESDVADATLYYGRGAGRFPTASAVLADAIDAARGMGAAPAPPFVYAKRRPVLDIGAVVSRYYLRLTTLDKPGVLGKVCTILGNYGVSIASFIQQEVRGDKPVPVVLMTHETRECDLRKALVEIDQLDFIREPTHVIRVLQE
- a CDS encoding tetratricopeptide repeat protein, with the protein product MSRFGGCMLGGIVALAFCAGASEEASAPAGSGVLWEARTMAAQARQQLQAAVSAGRAGSVDAYRENEAKANKMFEEARRLFEEAGGLSLEDAEALADFAGVLQSLNDSDLAADALRRAARLQPDHAGLWLALGRGLLTPLYRRPQEAEGALKRAIEAGKGTPVEGEARAVLGRLYWDRALTDFAEQEWAGALEVSPDNVIAQIGMAALLARRGEMVAASQRVQQAAQASPEVLAIAAELIGKGLQDFERSGLWFEDTAEAHYAYASLLLRAGRYAESVAPLERTVKLAPENHVAWNMLGSVCAQLGHTERAREAFKRSLEIEPAQERTREALKALSPAESPAGAEQEGGAQGGGEAGAAEPQGSGTGVSSGVSK